One window from the genome of Mumia sp. ZJ1417 encodes:
- a CDS encoding exodeoxyribonuclease III, protein MRIATWNVNSIRSRIDRVAAWLERSDVDVLAIQETKCRDDQFPELPLIGTGYEVAHHGLSQWNGVAIISRVGLEDVQVGFADMPTWGDPAAAEARAISAVCGGVRIWSLYVPNGRTLEDPHYVYKLQWLRQLREDAAGWLANDPQAQIALMGDWNIAPHDEDVWDMAKFEGKTHVSKLEREAFAAFEDTGYADVARPHTPGPGTYTYWDYTQLRFPRREGMRIDFALCSPALAGRVTGASIDREERKGKGASDHAPVIVDLS, encoded by the coding sequence ATGCGGATCGCCACCTGGAACGTCAACTCCATCCGTTCGCGCATCGACCGCGTCGCCGCGTGGCTCGAGCGCAGTGACGTCGACGTGCTCGCGATCCAGGAGACGAAGTGCCGTGACGACCAGTTCCCCGAGCTGCCGCTGATCGGTACGGGCTACGAGGTCGCGCACCACGGCCTCTCACAGTGGAACGGCGTCGCGATCATCTCGCGCGTCGGCCTCGAGGACGTCCAGGTCGGGTTCGCCGACATGCCGACCTGGGGCGACCCAGCAGCCGCCGAGGCGCGCGCGATCTCCGCGGTGTGCGGAGGCGTACGCATCTGGTCGCTCTACGTGCCCAACGGGCGCACGCTCGAGGACCCGCACTACGTCTACAAGCTCCAGTGGCTGCGCCAGCTGCGCGAGGACGCCGCCGGCTGGCTGGCGAACGACCCGCAGGCGCAGATCGCACTGATGGGCGACTGGAACATCGCGCCCCACGACGAGGACGTCTGGGACATGGCGAAGTTCGAGGGCAAGACCCACGTCTCCAAGCTCGAGCGCGAGGCGTTCGCCGCGTTCGAGGACACCGGTTACGCCGACGTGGCCCGGCCGCACACGCCCGGCCCCGGGACGTACACCTACTGGGACTACACACAGCTGCGCTTCCCGCGCCGCGAGGGCATGCGGATCGACTTCGCGCTGTGCTCGCCCGCGCTCGCCGGCCGGGTGACCGGTGCGTCGATCGACCGCGAGGAGCGCAAGGGCAAGGGCGCGTCCGACCACGCCCCCGTCATCGTCGACCTCTCCTAG
- a CDS encoding DUF2812 domain-containing protein: MSGETRTYWFVPFRVRGTETLEAWFEEMARQGWVADRLGFLSAVRMELRWRKGGRNYRYVIDPRRFPDAPEDSLIASAGWEDVGTLNGKDVWRAPYEGARPDLFVDE, from the coding sequence ATGAGTGGCGAGACCCGTACGTACTGGTTCGTGCCGTTTCGTGTTCGGGGCACGGAGACCCTCGAGGCGTGGTTCGAGGAGATGGCGCGTCAAGGGTGGGTCGCTGACCGCTTGGGCTTCCTCAGCGCCGTCCGGATGGAGCTGAGGTGGCGCAAGGGCGGGCGGAACTACCGCTATGTGATCGACCCGCGGCGCTTCCCTGACGCGCCCGAGGACTCGCTGATCGCCTCGGCAGGATGGGAGGACGTCGGCACGCTGAACGGCAAGGACGTCTGGCGCGCCCCGTACGAGGGTGCGCGGCCCGACCTGTTCGTCGACGAGTGA
- a CDS encoding Orn/Lys/Arg decarboxylase N-terminal domain-containing protein: protein MTSRAIKVLIVDERPQTSTAHEEMLRRVVQELERIDVRTEFAPSPDDAVLRVASDASLCAVIADAGGDSDQHEAHVDPNRLATFLAGVRARNADLPVFVMTGTRGADSLDTAVLREVDQLIYLLDDTPSWIAGRIRNAAERYREDVLPPMFGALVRFARKHEYSWHTPGHEGGAAFLRSPAGRAFWEFFGEQTFRSDLSVSVRELGSLLDHSGPIGEAERRAASIFGADMTYFVTNGTSTSNRVLHQASVVAGDVMVLDRNAHKSIEQAATLTHGVPVYLTTTRNHLGIIGPVPPTELTREAVAAKLAASPLVEDATAAPVIAMITNSTYDGLLYHVPTVERTLGEHIDRLHFDEAWYGYAAFHPIYAERFAMHTGERPADGPTTFATQSTHKLLAALSQASYLHVRNGRNPVEHDLFNEAYMMHASTSPLYSIIASNDVSAAMMAGRGGPLLTGISIQEAVAFRRTLARVAAETPDDDWALVPWQPETVTQPDGAKVRFEDADEEWLRSSPEPWLLREDEKWHGFDLPDSYAMLDPIKVSVVTPGVNEDGTLAEFGVPAPILSEYLEQQASIVVEKTQSYSILLLFSIGVTRGKWGSLVTTLMSFKRDLDVNRSLEQVLPATFARDPRRYAGMGLRDLAEEQHATIGRTRLLALQREAFGAHPVPVTTPARAYAHVVRGTVDAVPLDALADRTLAIGLVPYPPGIPLVMPGESAGPDDGPFLAYLRALEEFDQRFPGFEHETHGVEVVDGRYVARCVRD, encoded by the coding sequence ATGACCTCGCGAGCGATCAAGGTCCTCATCGTCGATGAGCGACCGCAGACCTCGACCGCGCACGAGGAGATGCTGCGCCGCGTCGTCCAGGAGCTCGAGCGCATCGACGTACGGACGGAGTTCGCGCCGAGCCCCGATGACGCCGTGCTGCGGGTCGCGTCGGACGCGTCGCTGTGCGCCGTCATCGCCGACGCGGGCGGCGACTCCGACCAGCACGAGGCGCACGTCGACCCGAACCGCCTCGCCACCTTCCTCGCCGGAGTCCGGGCGCGCAACGCCGACCTCCCCGTGTTCGTGATGACGGGCACGCGTGGCGCCGACTCGCTCGACACGGCCGTGCTGCGCGAGGTGGACCAGCTGATCTACCTCCTCGACGACACCCCGTCGTGGATCGCCGGCCGCATCCGCAACGCGGCCGAGCGCTACCGCGAGGACGTGCTCCCGCCGATGTTCGGGGCGCTCGTCCGCTTCGCGCGCAAGCACGAGTACTCCTGGCACACCCCGGGCCACGAGGGCGGCGCCGCGTTCCTGCGCTCGCCCGCGGGCAGGGCGTTCTGGGAGTTCTTCGGCGAGCAGACGTTCCGCTCCGACCTCTCGGTGTCGGTCCGCGAGCTCGGCTCGCTGCTCGACCACTCCGGCCCGATCGGTGAGGCGGAGCGCCGCGCAGCCTCGATCTTCGGCGCCGACATGACTTACTTCGTCACGAACGGCACCTCCACCTCCAACCGGGTGCTGCACCAGGCGTCCGTCGTCGCGGGCGACGTGATGGTCCTCGACCGCAACGCGCACAAGTCGATCGAGCAGGCGGCGACGCTCACCCACGGCGTCCCGGTCTATCTCACGACGACCCGCAACCACCTCGGCATCATCGGCCCGGTGCCGCCGACCGAGCTCACGCGCGAGGCCGTCGCCGCGAAGCTCGCCGCGTCCCCGCTGGTCGAGGACGCCACCGCCGCCCCGGTGATCGCGATGATCACCAACTCCACGTACGACGGGCTGCTCTATCACGTGCCGACCGTCGAGCGGACGCTCGGCGAGCACATCGACAGGCTGCACTTCGACGAGGCCTGGTACGGGTACGCAGCGTTCCACCCGATCTATGCCGAGCGCTTCGCGATGCACACCGGCGAGCGCCCTGCGGACGGTCCGACGACCTTCGCCACGCAGTCGACGCACAAGCTCCTCGCGGCGCTGTCGCAGGCCTCGTACCTGCACGTCCGCAACGGGCGCAACCCGGTCGAGCACGACCTCTTCAACGAGGCGTACATGATGCACGCGTCGACGTCCCCGCTCTACTCGATCATCGCCTCCAACGACGTGTCGGCGGCGATGATGGCCGGACGTGGCGGGCCGTTGCTGACCGGCATCTCGATCCAGGAGGCGGTCGCGTTCCGCCGTACGCTCGCGCGGGTGGCCGCCGAGACGCCGGACGACGACTGGGCACTGGTCCCGTGGCAGCCGGAGACGGTCACGCAGCCCGACGGCGCGAAGGTGCGCTTCGAGGATGCCGACGAGGAGTGGCTCCGCTCGTCGCCGGAGCCGTGGCTGCTGCGCGAGGACGAGAAGTGGCACGGCTTCGACCTGCCCGACTCGTACGCGATGCTCGACCCGATCAAGGTCTCCGTCGTGACGCCGGGGGTGAACGAGGACGGGACCCTCGCGGAGTTTGGCGTGCCGGCGCCGATCCTGTCGGAGTACCTCGAGCAGCAGGCGTCGATCGTGGTCGAGAAGACGCAGTCGTACTCGATCCTGCTGCTGTTCTCGATCGGCGTGACACGCGGCAAGTGGGGATCGCTGGTCACGACGCTGATGTCGTTCAAGCGCGACCTCGACGTGAACCGCTCGCTGGAGCAGGTGCTGCCTGCGACGTTCGCGCGCGACCCGCGCCGCTATGCGGGTATGGGGCTGCGCGACCTCGCCGAGGAGCAGCACGCGACTATCGGCCGTACGAGGCTGCTGGCCCTGCAGCGCGAGGCCTTCGGCGCGCACCCCGTCCCGGTGACGACGCCGGCGCGAGCGTACGCGCACGTGGTCCGCGGGACCGTCGACGCGGTGCCGCTCGATGCGCTCGCCGACCGTACGCTCGCGATCGGCCTCGTCCCGTACCCGCCGGGGATCCCGCTCGTCATGCCGGGCGAGTCGGCGGGGCCGGACGACGGGCCGTTCCTCGCCTACCTGCGGGCGCTGGAGGAGTTCGACCAGCGGTTCCCGGGGTTCGAGCACGAGACGCACGGCGTGGAGGTCGTGGACGGACGGTACGTGGCGCGCTGCGTGCGGGACTGA
- a CDS encoding cyclopropane-fatty-acyl-phospholipid synthase family protein produces the protein MTIGEALEVLFQGDDLAFHFEAYDGSSLGPPDATIRVRLENERGLSYIMSAPGDLGFARAYVTGDLVIEGAHPGDPYDALVLLMEKTRLRAPSVADTLKVVRALGVSHLLPPPAPPQESLPRWRRALEHLRHSKARDAEVIHHHYDVSNRFYELVLGPSMTYTCAVFPKADASLEEAQFEKYDLVCRKLDLQPGQRLLDIGCGWGGMVRHAAKHYGVTVIGATLSEQQALWAQEAIAREGLSDVAEVRFSDYRDITETGFDAISSIGLTEHIGVHNYASYFGFIRDHLKVGGRLLNHCITRPDNRARATAGQFIDRYVFPDGELTGSGRIITSVQDAGLEVHHEENLRLHYAMTLRDWNRNLKDNWDEAVAEVGVGTARVWGLYMAGSRIGFERNNIQLHHVLATKTAPDGSSDFPLRPTWGS, from the coding sequence ATGACGATCGGCGAAGCGCTCGAGGTCCTCTTCCAAGGCGATGACCTCGCCTTCCACTTCGAGGCGTACGACGGCAGCTCCCTCGGCCCGCCCGACGCGACCATCCGGGTGCGTCTGGAGAACGAGCGCGGACTTTCGTACATCATGAGCGCACCCGGCGACCTCGGGTTCGCCCGCGCCTACGTCACCGGCGACCTCGTCATCGAAGGCGCCCATCCCGGCGACCCGTACGACGCGCTGGTGCTGCTCATGGAGAAGACCCGGCTGCGCGCGCCGAGCGTGGCCGACACGCTGAAGGTGGTCCGGGCGCTGGGCGTCTCCCACCTGCTCCCGCCGCCGGCCCCACCGCAGGAGTCGCTGCCTCGTTGGCGTCGAGCGCTCGAGCACCTCCGCCACTCCAAGGCACGCGACGCCGAGGTGATCCACCACCACTACGACGTCTCCAACCGCTTCTACGAGCTGGTCCTCGGACCGTCGATGACATACACGTGTGCCGTCTTCCCCAAGGCCGATGCGAGCCTCGAGGAGGCGCAGTTCGAGAAGTACGACTTGGTCTGCCGCAAGCTCGATCTCCAGCCCGGGCAGCGCCTGCTCGACATCGGGTGCGGGTGGGGCGGCATGGTGCGCCACGCGGCCAAGCACTACGGCGTGACGGTCATCGGTGCGACCCTGTCCGAGCAGCAGGCGCTCTGGGCCCAGGAGGCGATCGCGCGCGAGGGGCTGTCCGACGTCGCCGAGGTGCGGTTCTCCGACTACCGCGACATCACCGAGACCGGATTCGACGCGATCAGCTCGATCGGCCTCACCGAGCACATCGGTGTCCACAACTACGCGTCCTACTTCGGGTTCATCCGCGACCACCTCAAGGTCGGCGGCCGGCTGCTCAACCACTGCATCACGCGGCCGGACAACCGGGCGCGGGCGACAGCGGGACAGTTCATCGACCGGTACGTCTTCCCCGACGGCGAGCTGACCGGCTCCGGGCGCATCATCACGTCGGTGCAGGACGCGGGGCTCGAGGTGCACCACGAGGAGAACCTGCGGCTCCACTACGCGATGACGCTGCGCGACTGGAACCGCAACCTCAAGGACAACTGGGACGAGGCCGTCGCCGAGGTGGGGGTCGGCACCGCCCGGGTGTGGGGGCTCTACATGGCCGGCTCGCGGATCGGCTTCGAGCGCAACAACATCCAGCTCCACCACGTGCTGGCGACCAAGACCGCGCCTGACGGTTCGAGCGACTTCCCGCTGAGGCCGACCTGGGGGAGCTGA
- the aroQ gene encoding type II 3-dehydroquinate dehydratase: protein MATVLVLNGPNLNRLGLREPTIYGDRTYDDLVALCHAAGAELDLTVEVRQTNSEAEMIGWLHDAADAGHPVVINAGAWTHTSVAIRDAAAMLTAPMIEVHISNVHTREEFRHHSYLSGVATGVIVGLGFEGYVAALRYVA, encoded by the coding sequence ATGGCCACCGTCCTCGTCCTCAACGGCCCCAACCTCAACCGCCTCGGCCTGCGCGAGCCGACGATCTACGGCGACCGGACGTACGACGACCTGGTCGCGCTGTGCCACGCGGCGGGCGCCGAGCTTGACCTCACGGTCGAGGTGCGGCAGACCAACAGCGAGGCCGAGATGATCGGCTGGCTCCACGACGCCGCCGACGCCGGTCACCCCGTCGTCATCAACGCCGGCGCGTGGACCCACACGTCGGTCGCCATCCGCGATGCCGCGGCGATGCTCACTGCGCCGATGATCGAGGTGCACATCTCCAACGTGCACACGCGCGAGGAGTTCCGGCACCACTCCTACCTGTCGGGCGTCGCGACCGGCGTGATCGTCGGGCTGGGGTTCGAGGGCTACGTCGCGGCGCTGCGCTACGTGGCGTGA
- a CDS encoding MMPL family transporter: MTTTAPPPHRQGIRPTRRSPVVRVARWSATRPWRALGLWLTLVVGAIALMAVVPMQSMSDDDYGIGESGRAAEMIRDAGLEQAPSEVVLITADSGALDRTAAEQAYESLRVGAEGVAHVEAVGPPVWAEDGSAMLVPLTLEKGVDDLDSTVEALQDSTAEVAAANPALDIAQTGGESIGTQVDERVGEDLSSGEMRSLPITFLIMIVAFGALIAAAIPVALAFSCVLTAMGLYAVVSVLVPDSGTVASVILMIGMAVGVDYSLFYLKREREERLKGATTIDAIEIAAATSGRAIIVAGFAVIVAMSGLLLTRDTVFAGLAIGAMLVVAVAMVGSVTVLPALLAKLGRWVDRPRVPGLWRLNRRIGTGGISKRLINPVLAHPKTSLAVSLGALVALSAPALGMTLHQGTIDTLPQGLPAVATFQKVQEHFPAERPTLEVVARGDSADTAAVSTALESLGAQAQSDGLAAKANPVVVSDDGRTSVLRLTAVGHEGDEGNEDAVTALRETAIPAALDDLDGVKWVVGGDVAETMDSQDAQRDALPLVVGFVLLLTMLMMWTVFRSGTVALLTTGLNLLSVGAAFGVMTLVFQNTWAEGMLNFTSPGFLVDWVPLFCFVILVGLSMDYHVFVMSRVREGMRRGLSTRLAVEYGVRETASVVTSAAAVMVSVFAVFATLSMLEMKQMGVGLSVAILVDATIVRLVLLPAALVLLDKRLGALRRPERTGERELVPTA; encoded by the coding sequence ATGACTACCACCGCACCACCTCCGCACAGGCAGGGCATTCGTCCCACGCGCCGCTCGCCGGTCGTGCGTGTCGCTCGCTGGAGCGCGACCCGTCCGTGGCGCGCGCTCGGGCTGTGGCTGACCCTGGTCGTCGGCGCGATCGCGCTCATGGCCGTGGTGCCGATGCAGAGCATGTCCGACGACGACTACGGCATCGGCGAGTCCGGCCGCGCGGCGGAGATGATCCGCGACGCCGGGCTCGAGCAGGCGCCGAGCGAGGTCGTCCTGATCACCGCCGACAGCGGAGCGCTCGATCGTACGGCCGCCGAGCAGGCGTACGAGTCGCTGCGTGTCGGCGCTGAGGGCGTCGCACACGTCGAGGCAGTCGGGCCGCCCGTGTGGGCCGAGGACGGCTCAGCGATGCTCGTACCCCTGACGCTCGAGAAGGGTGTCGACGACCTCGACTCCACGGTCGAGGCGCTGCAGGACTCGACGGCCGAGGTCGCCGCGGCGAACCCCGCCCTCGACATCGCGCAGACCGGCGGCGAGTCCATCGGGACGCAGGTTGACGAGCGTGTTGGTGAGGACCTCTCCTCCGGTGAGATGCGCAGCCTGCCGATCACGTTCCTCATCATGATCGTCGCGTTCGGCGCCCTGATCGCCGCCGCGATCCCGGTCGCGCTCGCGTTCTCGTGCGTGCTGACCGCGATGGGCCTGTACGCGGTGGTGTCCGTGCTCGTGCCCGACTCGGGGACGGTCGCGAGCGTGATTCTCATGATCGGCATGGCGGTCGGCGTCGACTACTCGCTGTTCTACCTCAAGCGCGAGCGCGAGGAGCGGCTCAAGGGTGCCACCACGATCGACGCGATCGAGATCGCCGCGGCGACATCCGGGCGCGCCATCATCGTCGCCGGCTTCGCCGTGATCGTCGCGATGTCCGGTCTGCTCCTGACCCGCGACACCGTCTTCGCCGGTCTTGCCATCGGCGCGATGCTCGTCGTCGCCGTGGCGATGGTCGGGTCCGTGACCGTGCTGCCGGCGCTGCTCGCGAAGCTCGGCCGCTGGGTCGACCGTCCGCGTGTCCCCGGCCTGTGGCGCCTCAACCGCCGCATCGGGACGGGCGGCATCAGCAAACGCCTCATCAACCCGGTCCTGGCGCACCCGAAGACATCGCTCGCCGTGTCCCTCGGCGCACTCGTCGCGCTCTCGGCTCCCGCGCTCGGCATGACCTTGCACCAGGGCACGATCGACACCCTCCCGCAGGGCCTGCCGGCCGTCGCGACGTTCCAGAAGGTGCAGGAGCACTTCCCGGCCGAGCGTCCGACGCTCGAGGTCGTCGCGCGGGGTGACTCCGCCGACACGGCTGCGGTGAGCACCGCGCTCGAGTCGCTGGGAGCCCAGGCGCAGTCAGACGGGCTCGCCGCCAAAGCGAACCCGGTCGTGGTCTCGGACGACGGGCGCACCTCCGTCCTGCGGCTGACCGCCGTCGGTCACGAGGGCGACGAGGGCAACGAGGACGCGGTCACCGCGCTCCGCGAGACCGCGATCCCGGCCGCACTCGACGATCTCGACGGGGTCAAGTGGGTCGTCGGCGGCGACGTCGCCGAGACGATGGACTCGCAGGACGCCCAGCGCGACGCGCTCCCGCTCGTCGTCGGGTTCGTGCTGCTCCTGACGATGCTGATGATGTGGACAGTGTTCCGCAGCGGGACGGTCGCGCTGCTCACGACGGGCCTCAACCTGCTCTCCGTCGGCGCCGCGTTCGGCGTGATGACGCTGGTCTTCCAGAACACCTGGGCCGAAGGGATGCTCAACTTCACGTCGCCGGGCTTCCTCGTGGACTGGGTGCCGTTGTTCTGCTTCGTGATCCTGGTTGGGCTCTCGATGGACTACCACGTCTTCGTGATGAGCCGCGTGCGTGAGGGGATGCGCCGCGGACTGTCGACGCGGCTCGCGGTCGAGTACGGAGTCCGGGAGACGGCGAGCGTAGTCACGAGCGCGGCTGCGGTGATGGTGTCGGTGTTCGCCGTCTTCGCCACGCTGTCGATGCTCGAGATGAAGCAGATGGGCGTCGGGCTCTCGGTCGCGATCCTGGTCGATGCCACGATCGTCCGGCTGGTCCTGCTGCCGGCGGCGCTGGTGCTGCTCGACAAGCGCCTCGGCGCCCTGCGTCGCCCGGAGCGGACGGGCGAGCGCGAGCTGGTCCCGACCGCCTGA
- a CDS encoding FAD-binding oxidoreductase, producing MSDLVGHATHEDAVRRLKASYDAIPGGAPVRLAKRTTNLFRPRDATDAPGLDVSGLTGVVSVDIDPATGEATADVQGMCTYEDLVAVTLARGYIPYVVPQLRTITLGGAVTGLGIEATSFRSGLPHESVVEMDVFTGAGEVVTCSREEHSDLFLAFPNSYGTLGYTTRIRILLEKAPPFVRLRHLRFDDPDSAADAIARIVDARSHDGVRVDAIDGTAFSPGEVFLTLAEFTDEPQQVSDYTGQQIYYRSIAERTTDALTMADYLWRWDTDWFWCSGAFGAQNPLIRRVWPRKHRRSDVFQRIVGLDTKYAIAHKLDVLKRNGIEKRERVIQDIEVSVDRLAEFLTWFDEAVGMRPVWLCPLRLREPGGPGSATRWPLYPLEPGTTYVNVGFWGTVAVPGDAPAGLVNRRVEHKVHELGGHKSLYSEAFYDAETFADLYNTPHLTEVKTTYDPKDRLTGLYEKAVKRR from the coding sequence GTGAGCGACCTCGTGGGACACGCGACACACGAAGACGCCGTGCGCAGGCTCAAGGCCTCGTACGACGCCATCCCTGGCGGTGCACCGGTGCGGCTGGCCAAACGCACCACCAACCTCTTTCGCCCTCGGGACGCGACCGACGCCCCCGGCCTGGACGTCTCGGGCCTGACGGGCGTGGTGAGCGTCGACATCGACCCCGCCACCGGCGAGGCCACCGCCGACGTCCAGGGCATGTGCACCTACGAAGACCTCGTGGCGGTCACGCTGGCCCGCGGCTACATCCCGTACGTCGTGCCGCAGCTGCGCACGATCACGCTCGGCGGTGCGGTCACCGGTCTCGGCATCGAGGCCACGTCTTTCCGCAGCGGGCTGCCGCACGAGTCTGTCGTCGAGATGGACGTCTTCACCGGCGCCGGCGAGGTGGTCACGTGCAGCCGTGAGGAGCACAGCGACCTGTTCCTCGCCTTCCCCAACTCGTACGGGACGCTCGGCTACACGACGCGCATCCGCATCCTCCTCGAGAAGGCGCCGCCGTTCGTGCGCCTGCGTCACCTGCGCTTCGACGACCCGGACTCGGCGGCCGACGCGATCGCACGGATCGTCGACGCGCGAAGCCACGACGGCGTACGGGTCGACGCGATCGACGGGACGGCGTTCTCGCCCGGCGAGGTGTTCCTGACGCTGGCGGAGTTCACGGACGAGCCACAGCAGGTCAGCGACTACACCGGACAGCAGATCTACTACCGCTCGATCGCCGAGCGGACCACCGATGCGCTGACCATGGCGGACTACCTCTGGCGCTGGGACACCGACTGGTTCTGGTGCAGCGGCGCGTTCGGTGCACAAAATCCGTTGATCCGGCGGGTGTGGCCACGGAAGCATCGGCGCAGTGACGTGTTCCAGCGGATCGTCGGCCTCGACACCAAGTACGCGATCGCCCACAAGCTCGACGTGCTCAAGCGCAACGGCATCGAGAAGCGTGAGCGGGTCATCCAGGACATCGAGGTCTCCGTCGACCGGCTCGCGGAGTTCCTCACCTGGTTCGACGAGGCGGTCGGCATGCGTCCCGTCTGGCTGTGCCCGCTGCGGCTGCGCGAGCCAGGTGGCCCTGGCAGCGCGACCCGTTGGCCGCTCTACCCGCTCGAGCCGGGCACGACGTACGTCAATGTCGGGTTCTGGGGCACCGTCGCGGTCCCTGGCGACGCACCGGCGGGCCTGGTCAACCGCCGTGTCGAGCACAAGGTCCACGAGCTGGGCGGCCACAAGTCGCTCTACTCGGAGGCGTTCTATGACGCGGAGACGTTCGCCGACCTCTACAACACCCCGCACCTCACCGAGGTGAAGACCACCTACGACCCCAAGGACCGGCTGACCGGGCTGTACGAGAAAGCGGTGAAGCGTCGATGA
- a CDS encoding sensor domain-containing protein — MTTTADPGVTMSLSTAIPETYAPSGRTSRFALTGLALVYLVLGIPTLVTLIVITVAIPLGVLGVGLAVLAAFVPFLRQLANVHRYFASQVLRTTVVSPYHERESSGVKILVKDWARDPARWRDLGWAYASSTIGWILSLIPVVLLLGVIWYLIFPFIYWVTPKGVFDMELGLVQIDDQASSFSMWILAGIVALMWWFLTPPVSRLRARMDLALLSPTRAELEKRLAEVSASRTETIDHSAAELRRIERDLHDGAQARLVSLGMSLGLAEQLMRTDPEAAARLIEEARATTTSALGDLRSVVRGIHPPVLADRGLVGAAQALALDIAVPTSFAAVVPGRAPEPVETAMYFAVAEALANVVKHAHASAASVDLSYDGERLRAVVADNGSGGADPADGTGLAGVARRLTAFDGTMVVESPRGGPTVVTMELPCALSSPKTSPSSGTA; from the coding sequence ATGACGACGACAGCGGACCCAGGAGTGACGATGAGCTTGTCCACGGCGATACCCGAGACGTACGCCCCGTCCGGGCGAACGTCACGGTTCGCGCTGACCGGGCTCGCGCTGGTCTATCTCGTGCTGGGGATCCCGACGCTGGTCACCTTGATCGTGATCACCGTGGCGATCCCTCTCGGCGTCCTCGGCGTGGGGCTGGCGGTGCTCGCGGCATTCGTCCCGTTCCTGCGCCAGCTGGCCAACGTGCACCGCTACTTCGCGTCGCAGGTGCTGCGGACGACGGTCGTGAGCCCGTACCACGAGCGTGAGTCGAGCGGCGTCAAGATCCTCGTGAAGGACTGGGCGCGTGACCCCGCGCGATGGCGCGATCTCGGCTGGGCCTACGCGTCGTCGACGATCGGCTGGATCCTCTCGCTGATCCCGGTTGTGCTCCTGCTCGGTGTCATCTGGTACTTGATCTTCCCGTTCATCTACTGGGTCACGCCCAAGGGCGTCTTCGACATGGAGCTGGGTCTCGTGCAGATCGACGACCAGGCCTCGTCGTTCTCGATGTGGATCCTGGCGGGGATCGTGGCCCTCATGTGGTGGTTCCTGACGCCGCCGGTGAGCCGGTTGCGCGCTCGGATGGACCTGGCTCTGCTGTCCCCGACGCGCGCCGAGCTGGAGAAGCGTCTCGCCGAGGTGTCGGCGTCCCGTACGGAGACGATCGACCACTCCGCTGCCGAGCTGCGGCGCATCGAGCGCGACCTGCACGACGGAGCTCAGGCGCGGCTGGTGTCGCTCGGGATGAGCCTCGGGCTCGCCGAGCAGCTGATGCGGACGGACCCGGAGGCTGCCGCGCGGCTGATCGAGGAGGCGCGGGCGACGACGACGTCCGCACTCGGTGACCTTCGGTCGGTCGTGCGCGGGATCCATCCGCCGGTGCTCGCCGACCGCGGTCTCGTCGGGGCCGCCCAGGCGCTCGCGCTCGACATCGCGGTGCCGACGTCGTTCGCGGCGGTCGTGCCGGGACGGGCGCCGGAGCCGGTGGAAACCGCGATGTATTTCGCGGTCGCCGAGGCGCTCGCGAACGTGGTCAAGCACGCGCACGCGAGTGCCGCCTCGGTCGACCTCTCGTACGACGGTGAGCGGCTGCGCGCGGTCGTCGCGGACAACGGCAGCGGTGGTGCGGACCCTGCTGACGGGACGGGTCTTGCGGGGGTGGCTCGCCGATTGACAGCGTTCGACGGCACGATGGTGGTCGAGAGTCCCCGCGGGGGACCGACCGTCGTCACCATGGAGCTGCCGTGCGCGTTGTCATCGCCGAAGACCTCGCCCTCCTCCGGGACGGCCTGA
- a CDS encoding response regulator transcription factor, with protein MRVVIAEDLALLRDGLTRLLEANDFTVVAAVDNAPSLAKVLREVDVDVAVVDVRMPPTFTDEGLRTAIEARALRPGLPVLVLSQYVEQLYARELLSSGEGAVGYLLKDRVADVERFVDGVRQVAAGGTVLDPEVVSVLLSKAAANRPVDRLTDREREVLGLMAEGRSNAAIAARLFVTEKAISKHTNSIFAKLDLPVSEDDNRRVLAVLAYLQG; from the coding sequence GTGCGCGTTGTCATCGCCGAAGACCTCGCCCTCCTCCGGGACGGCCTGACGCGCCTGCTCGAGGCGAACGACTTCACGGTGGTGGCGGCGGTCGACAACGCGCCGTCGCTCGCCAAGGTGCTGCGAGAGGTCGACGTGGACGTTGCGGTCGTGGACGTACGGATGCCCCCGACGTTCACCGACGAAGGGTTGCGGACGGCGATCGAGGCGCGTGCCCTGCGGCCGGGGCTGCCCGTGCTCGTGCTGTCGCAGTACGTCGAGCAGCTGTACGCTCGCGAGCTGCTGTCGTCGGGCGAAGGGGCGGTCGGCTACCTGCTGAAGGATCGTGTGGCTGACGTCGAGCGGTTCGTCGACGGCGTACGGCAGGTGGCCGCCGGCGGCACGGTGCTCGATCCGGAGGTGGTGTCGGTGCTGCTGTCGAAGGCAGCCGCGAACCGTCCGGTCGACAGGCTCACCGACCGCGAGCGCGAGGTGCTCGGCCTGATGGCTGAGGGACGCTCCAACGCGGCGATCGCGGCGCGGCTGTTCGTGACGGAGAAGGCGATCTCGAAGCACACCAACTCGATCTTTGCCAAGCTCGACCTCCCGGTCTCGGAGGACGACAACCGTCGCGTACTCGCCGTCCTGGCATATCTCCAAGGCTGA